DNA from Streptomyces luteogriseus:
AGTAGCCGGCCGTGGCGAGCAGGTCCGGCAGAAACGCCCGGGCCGTCTGGGCGCTGCCGGTGAGGTTGACGTCGATCACACGGCGCCAGGCGGCCGGGTCGGAGGCGAGGAGTGCGCCGCCCTCGGCGATGCCGGCGTTCGCCACCACGGCCGAGGGACGGCCGAGACGGTCCCGCACGGTGTCCGCCGCAGCTTCCAGCGCGGGGAGGTCGGTGACGTCGGCCTCCAGGGCGAGGGCCGGGCCCGGCAGGGCGGCGGCGACCGCGTCCAGGGCGGTCTTCTCGTGGCCGACGAGCGCCACCCGGGCGCCGCGCCGGGCGACCTCGCGGGCCAGGGCCGCGCCCACGCCGCGGGCGGCTCCGGTGACGACGATCGTGCGCTCGGCGAGCGGACTGCTTGCCATGGGCGGCCCTTCTTTCCGGCGCCGGCCATGCCCTGGGGGCAGGGTCAGCGCCTGGCTCCGGTGCGGTCGCGGTGGGCGAGGAGCCGCTGGGCACCGGCGAGGCCGGGAGGCCGGTTGCGGCGCAGGGCGGCCCGGGCGGCGTTGGCTCCGGGCGCGCCGTGCACGCCGCCGCCGGGATGGGCTCCGGCGGAGGCGAGGTACAGGCCCGGTACCGGGGTCTCCGGGCGGCCGGTGCCGGGCAGGGGGCGGAAGACGAGTTGCTGGTGCAGCGCGGTGGTGCCGCCGTTGATGGCGCCGCCCGCGAGATTGCCGTCGAGCGCCTCCAGGGTCGGGGGCGCCAGGATGCGGCGGCCCCGGATCAGGGAGCGGAAGCCGGGTGCGAAGCGCTCCACCTGGCGTTCGACGCGGTCGGCCATGAGTTCCTGGTCCTTGGTGTCCCAGCGGCCGGTGATGCCCTCGTCGGCGGCGTCGGCGCGGATCTCGTGGGGGATGTGGGTGTAGGCCCAGGCCGATTCGGTGCCCTGGGGGGAGCGGGTGGCGTCGGAGGTGGTCATCTGGCCGAAGATCGTGAACGGCCGGTCCGGGACCTGCCGCATGGCGATCTGCGCGGTGAAGCGGGTCAGCTCGTCCATGCCGTCGGCGAGGTGCACGGTGCCGGCCCGGGACGCCTGCTCGGCCTGCCAGGGCACCGGCCCGTCGAGCGCCCAGTCGACCTTGAAGGTGGCGAAGTCCCACTGGAAGCGCCGCAGGTCGTCGAGGAGTTGCGCGGGCAGGTGCGCGGGGTCGACCAGCCCGCCGTACAGGGCGGGCACCGACACGTCCGCGAGCACCGCCCGGCGGGCCTGCACCGCGTCACCGCCCGCCGTGCGCACGCCGACGGCCCGCCCGCTGCGGACCACGACGTGCTCGACGCGCTGCCCGCAGCGGACCCGTCCGCCCCGGGTCTCCAGACGCCGGACCAGGGCCGAGGTCAGCGCGCCGGAGCCGCCGGCCGGGACCGGGAAGCCATAGGTCTGGCCCAGCATGGCCATCAGCCAGCCGAAGCCGCCGCTGCCGGCCGACTCGGGGGCGAGGTCGGCGTGCAGGGCGTTGCCGGCCAGCAGCAGCCGGCCGCCCTGGCCGCGGAACTCCTCCTCACCCAGGCGCCGCACCGGCAGCACCAGGGAGCGGGCCATGCGCAGCCCGCCCGCGGCCCGCAGCCTCAGCGCGAGCCGTGCAGTGGCGCGGACGGGCGGGAACGGGGTGAACAGGGCGTCCAGGAGACCGGGGCGCAAGCCCTGCCACACCTGGTGCAACCGCTGCCAGGCGGCTCCGTCGCCCGGCTCGAAGGTGTCGAGGGACGTGGCGGTGATGTCGAGGTTCCGGTCCAGGACGGCGCAGCCGCCGTCGGTGAGGGGGTGGGCCAGCACGCTCGGCGCATGGCTCCAGCGCAGTCCGTGGTCCTCCAGGCGCAGCGCGGCCAGGACGGGCGAGGCGGCGGCGAGGGGGTAGAAGGAGCTGAACAGGTCGTTGACGAAGGCGGGGTCGACGCCCCGGTCGTGGCGTACGGCGCCGCCCGGTTCGGGCTGTTCCTCCAGCACTTCGACGCTCCACCCGGCGTCGGCGAGGACGTTGGCGGCCACCAGGCCGTTGGGGCCCGCGCCGATCACCACGGCGTCAGGCATGGCCGGCTCCGTCCGCGTCGGACCCCGCGGTCACCTGGCCCAGGCCGCGGCGGGTGCCTCCCGGGACCTTCGCCTCGGCCTCGCACAGTCTGGCCAGCCGGGCCAGCATGGCGCGGTGGCGGAGCTGTATCAGTGCCTCGAAGCCGACGTTGTGCAGCCGGCCGCCCGCGCCCCGCAGGGGATGCTCGTCCACGATCACCAGGCAGTGCTCGCCCCAGGGCCGCAGCTCGATCGCGATGCGTGCCGTGCCGAGCACTCCGGCGTGGGCCTCCAGCTCCAGCAGCCTGCCTTCCTCGCAGTGGCGGACGACCGTCTCGTTGTCGAGCCGCACCGGGCCGAGCCGGACCTCGTAGCCGATCGCCGCGCCGGTGCGCGGCCACTGTCCGCGCACCGGGTGGGACTCGGAGGTTCCCACCACCCACTCCGCGTAGCGGTGGCCGTCGGCGAGGACGTCCCACACGGCGCCCGGACCGACTCGGATCACGTGATGGCGTACGGCCACGGATGCCTCCTGCTGCCTCGACCGGCGGTTGCGTGCACCCCGAGTGCCCCCGGAACCCGCGGTTCAACAGTGCGGCGCACGGGAGGACGGGAACCGGGAGGCCAGATGCTCTGAGAGCGCTCTCGAAGTGCCGCAGCAGGCTGACCGGCCCCGGCTCGCCTCATGCTCGGGACTTCCCCTTCGGAAGAGGCTGTTCAAGCTGTGCACTCACCCCCCGCCTCCGCATCAATCCCGGCTTTACCTCTTGACGGCCGGAACCGCCAGGAGCACATTGGCGGCACTTTGAGAGCGCTCTCATCCTCCCGCATCCGATCCGAGAGGCATCCCCACATGAGCGACACCACCGGCACCTGGCGCAGACGGCGCCCGCTGCGGCGGGCGTTCGTCGCCGTCGTCAGCACGCTCGGCCTAGCGGCCGCCGCCTCCGCGGTCGCCACCCCGTCCGCGACCGCCTCCGCGCCGACGCCCCCATCGGGCTGGACGCAGCTGTTCGTGGACGACTTCAACGGCGCCGCCGGCACCGGCGTCAACACCTCCGACTGGCAGTACGCGACCGGCAGGGGTTATCCGGGCGGCCCCACGGGCTGGGGCACCGGCGAGATCGAGACGATGACGAACAGCACGGACAACGTCGCGCTCGACGGCAACGGCAACCTGCGCATCACGCCCCGGCGGGACGCCGCCGGCAACTGGACCTCCGGCCGGATCGAGACCAACCGCACCGACTTCCGGCCCCCGGCCGGCGGCAAGCTCCGCGTCGAGTCGCGCATCCAGGTGCCGAACGTCACCGGCGCCGCCGCCAAGGGCTACTGGCCGGCGTTCTGGATGCTGGGCGCCCCGTACCGCGGCAACTACTGGAACTGGCCGGCGGTCGGCGAGCTGGACATCATGGAGAACACCCAGGGCATGAACACGGTGTTCGCGACGATGCACTGCGGCACTTCCCCGGGCGGCCCCTGCAACGAGACCAGCGGCATCGGCGGTTCGACCACCTGTCAGGGCACCTCCTGCCAGGCCGGCTTCCACACGTACCGGATGGAGTGGGACCGCTCCACGAGCGTCGAGGAGATCCGCTTCTACCTCGACGGCGTCAATTACCACACCGTGCGCGCCGATCAGGTCGACGCGACGACCTGGAAGAACGCCACCGACCACGGCTTCTTCGTCATCCTGAACGTCGCGATGGGCGGCGGCTTCCCCGACGCGTTCGGCGGCGGCCCGGACGCCGGGACGCAGCCGGGCCACGCCATGGTCGTCGACTACGTGCAGGTGCTGTCGTCCGGCGGCGGCACCACACCCCCGCCGACCGGGAACCGCGACGCCTACTCCGCCGTCCAGGCCGAGTCCTTCGACGGCCAGTCCGGCGTGATCACCGAGACGACGGCCGACTCCGGCGGCGGGCAGAACGTCGGCGCGCTCGCAAACGGCGACTGGCTGCACTTCAAGGGCGTGAACTTCGGCTCCTCGGCGGCCCGGCAGTTCAGCGCCCGGGTCGCGAGCGGAGCGGCCGGCGGCGTCAGCGGGCTGGTCGAGGTGCGGCTGGACAGCCGCGGCAACGCGCCCGTCGGGAGCTTCGCGGTCGGCAACACCGGGGGCTGGCAGTCATGGAAGACCGTCCCGGCGAACATCAGCGCCGTGACGGGCACGCACGACGTGTATCTGACCTTCACCAGCGGTCAGCCGGCGGACTTCGTGAACGTCAACTGGTTCACCTTCGGGCACTGACGGCTCTCGCGAGGGGCTCCACGCGTGCGTGGGGCCCCTTTTACGCTTTCCGCGCGCGAGGGGAGCCCCTTTCGCCGCTGCCCGCCGCCGTCAGCGCAGTTCCGCCCGGAACGCCGCCGGTGTCTGGTCGGTGTGCTGGTGGAAGAACTTGGAGAAGTTCGCGGCGTCGGGGAAGCCGACCGCCACGCCGACCCGGCCGATGGGCAGTTCGGTGTGGGCGAGGAGCCGTTTGGCCTCGAGGACCACGCGCTTGTCGATGAAGGCCTTGGGGGTCTCACCGGTCGCGGCGCGCACCGCCCGGACCAGGGTGCGGCGGGAGTAGCCGAGCGCGTCGGCGTAGGCGCTGACGCTGTGGTTGGTGGCGAAGTCCCGCTCCACCGCGTCCCGGAAGAGGGTGAAGGTGGAGTCGGACCGCTGCCGCAGGGCCTGCGCCGAACTCGCCGCGAGGTGGGCGAGCCGCAGCAGGAACGCCGTCAGCGTGTGGCGCAGGACGGCGGTGTGCAGGCTCAGCGGGAGCGTGGAGTTGTCCTCGTACTCGCGCAGCAGCTGGGCCAGCGCGGCCCGGAGACCGGCGAGTTGGGGCGCGTCGGGGCGCAGCAGGGGCGGCAGGTCGTAGCGGTAGAGGCCGGTGGCCTCCACGGTCGAGCGGGGCAGGAAGCCGGGCTGCATGGTCAGCACGGTTCCGCGGTACTCGCTGCTGCGCGAGAAGCGGTGGACCTGCCCCGGGCGGATCCACAGCAGGTCCCCGGCCATGGCCTCGTACTCGGTGAAGTCGACCATGTGCCGGACCGGGCCCGCGCCGAACAGCATCACGACGTGGAAGTCGATGCGGTGCACACGCTCCAGGGGCGCGTCGGCGTGCCAGGTGCGGCCGGTCCCCATCGGGCCGATCTGCATGCCGACGCCACCGACGCTGAGCTCGACCGGGAAGGGGAAGGTATCGATCCCGTCGCCGCCTTGGATGCTTCTGTCCACGATGTCCACCAAGTACCCCTCGTCCCGCCCCGCTCGCGTGCCCTGCTGCCGGCGGGTGTCCCACTTTCACCACAGGCTGGCACACGCCGACCTTCCGCCATAAAAGTCAGACTTTTAATTTTGAACACGTCAGACCAGCAACTTCGCTCCCACCGAGGACTTCTTGAAGATGAGCACGCAGACAGCGGACCGCTTCGAATGGACCGAACTCGACCGGCGTGCCGTCGACACCGCCCGTCTTCTGGCGGCGGATGCCGTCCAGCGGGTCGGCAACGGCCACCCCGGTACCGCGATGAGCCTGGCTCCGGCCGCCTACACGATCTTTCAGAAGGTGATGCGGCACGACCCGGCCGATCCCGAGTGGACCGGTCGTGACCGCTTCGTCCTGTCCCCCGGCCACACCTCGCTGACCCTCTACACGCAGCTCTACCTCGCGGGCTACGAGCTGGAGCTGGACGACCTCAAGGCGTTCCGCACGCACGGCTCCAAGACGCCCGGCCACCCCGAGTACGGGCACACCGCCGGTGTGGAGACCACCACCGGCCCGCTGGGCCAGGGCGTCGCGAACGCCGTCGGCATGGCGATGGCCGCCCGGTACGAGCGCGGTCTGTTCGACCCGGACGCCCGGGAGGGCGACTCCCCCTTCGACCACACGATCTGGGCGATCGTCTCCGACGGCGACCTCCAGGAGGGCGTCTCCGCCGAGGCGTCCTCGCTCGCCGGCCACCAGAAGCTCGGCAACCTGGTCTTCCTCTACGACGACAACCACATCTCCATCGAGGGCGACACCGCGACCGCCTTCTCCGAGGACGTGCTGAAGCGCTACGAGGCCTACGGCTGGCACGTGCAGCGGATCGAGCCGCAGGAGGACGGCGACATCGATCCGCGGGCGCTGTACACGGCACTGGAGGCGGCTCGGGACGAGACCGCACGGCCGTCCCTCATCGCCATGCGCACCATCATCGCCTGGCCCGCCCCGAACGCGCGCGACACCGAGGCCTCCCACGGCTCGGCGCTCGGCGAGGACGAGGTCGCGGCCACCAAGCGCCTCCTCGGCTTCGACCCCGGGCAGACCTTCGAGGTCGCCGACGAGGTGCTGGCCCACACCCGCCGGGCCCTGGACCGGGGCGCCGAGGCGCGCACCGCCTGGGACAAGCGGATCGCCGCCTGGCGGTCCGACAACCCGGAGCGGGCCGCCACGTTCGACCGGGTCAGCAAGGGCGAGCTGCCCGAGGGCTGGGAGGACGCCCTGCCGGTGTTCGAGCCGGGCAAGGCGGTCGCCACCCGGGCCGCGTCCGGGAAGGTCCTCCAGGCGCTCGGCCCGGTGGTCCCCGAGCTGTGGGGCGGTTCGGCCGACCTCGCCGGTTCCAACAACACCACCATCGACAAGACCAGCTCCTTCCTCCCGGCGGACAACCCGCTGCCGGAGGCCGACCCGTACGGCCGCACCGTGCACTTCGGCATCCGCGAGTTCTCCATGGCCGCGGAGATGAACGGCATCGCGCTGCACGGCAACACCCGCGTCTACGGGGGCACGTTCCTGGTGTTCTCCGACTACATGCGCAACGCGGTGCGGATGTCGGCCCTGATGCAGCTGCCGGTGACGTACGTGTGGACGCACGACTCCATCGGCCTCGGCGAGGACGGCCCGACACACCAGCCGGTCGAGCACCTGGCGGCGCTGCGGGCGATCCCCGGCCTGAACGTCGTACGCCCCGCCGACGCCAACGAGACCGCGGTCGTCTGGGCCGAGATCCTGAAGCGGCACGGCACCGCACCGGCCCCGCACGGCCTCGCGCTCACCCGCCAGGGCGTGCCCACGTACGAGCCGGACCCGGACGCGGCGCGCGGCGGCTACGTGAGGTTCGAGGCGGAGGGCGGCGCACCGCAGGTGGTCCTGATCGCCACCGGCTCCGAGGTGCACGTCGCCGCCGCGGCACGCGAGCTGCTCCAGGGCGCCGGTGTGCCCACCCGCGTGGTGTCGATGCCGTCCGTGGAGTGGTTCGAGGAGCAGCCGCGCTCCTACCGCGACAGCGTGCTGCCGCCGTCCGTGAAGGCCCGGGTCGCCGTGGAGGCGGGGATCGGGCTGACCTGGCACCGGTTCGTCGGGGACGCCGGACGCATCGTCTCCCTGGAGCACTTCGGTGCCTCCGCCGACGCCGAGACCCTGTTCGCCGAGTACGGCTTCACCCCCGAGAACGTCGTCGCCGCCGCGCGGGAATCCCTCACCGCCGCCCGTGGCTGATCCGACCGCCCGAAAGAAGATGATCACTGTGACCGAAGCGACCGCGAGCGCGGGAGCACTGAAGCGCCTGTCCGACGAGGGCGTGTCGATCTGGCTCGACGACCTGTCGCGCCGGCGGATCGAGTCCGGCGACCTGGCCGAGCTCGTCGCCACGAGGAACGTCGTCGGCGTCACCACCAACCCGTCCATCTTCCAGGCCGCCATCGGCTCGGGCGCGGGCTACGAGGAGCAGCTCGCCGACCTGGCGGTGCGCGGGGTGACCGTGGACGAGGCCGTGCGGATGATGACGACCGCCGACGTCCGCGCCGCCGCCGACGTCCTGCGGCCGGTGTACGAGGCGACCGGCGGCCGGGACGGCCGGGTCTCCATCGAGGTCGACCCGCGCCTGGCCTACGACACGACGGCGACCGTCGCCGAGGCCCGCCAGCTGGCCTGGCTGGTGGACCGTCCCAACGTGATGATCAAGATCCCGGCGACGAAGGCGGGCCTGCCGGCGATCACCGAGGTGATCGGCGCGGGCATCAGCGTGAACGTGACGCTGATCTTCTCCCTGGAGCGCTACCGCGAGGTGATGGACGCCTATGTCGCCGGCCTGGAGAAGGCCCGGGCGGCCGGTCTCGACCTGTCGGGCATTCACTCGGTCGCGTCGTTCTTCGTCTCCCGTGTGGACTCCGAGATCGACAAGCGGCTGACGCTGCTGGGCACCGACGAGGCCCTCGCCCTGAAGGGCCGGGCGGCCCTCGCCAACGCGCGGCTCGCCTACGAGGCGTACGAGCACGTCTTCTCCGGGGCGCGCTGGCAGGCCCTGGGCGGGGCCCGTGCGAACCGGCAGCGCCCCCTTTGGGCCTCCACCGGTGTGAAGGACCCCGCATACAAGGACACCCTGTACGTGGACGAACTGGTCGCCCCCGGCACGGTCAACACCATGCCGGAGGCCACGCTGAAGGCCGTCGCCGACCACGGTGACGTCCAGGGCGACACGGTCACCGGCGGTTATGCCCAGGCCCGCGCCGACCTGGCGGCCGTCGAACGGCTCGGCATTGCATACGACGAGGTGGTGCGGCAACTGGAGGACGAGGGCGTGGCCAAGTTCGCGGTGGCCTGGCAGGACCTGCTGGACGCGGTCACCAAGTCCTTGAACAGCGAGGGAGTTGACGCGGAATGAGCGAGGGCATCCCCCAGACGGCCGAACAGGAGACCAAGGGCACCAAGGAGGAGAAGGAGGCCCGGGCCGCACAGGAGGCGGCCGGGGTCGAGCAGACCGGGGTGAGCGGCACGGCGGAGGCCGCCCCGGCCCCGTACCGCGCCGACACCGACACCGACTTCAGTAACCCGCTGCGCGACCCGCGCGATCGCCGCCTGCCCATGATCGCGGGTCCCTCCGGGCTCGTCATCTTCGGCGTCACCGGCGACCTGTCCCGCAAGAAGCTGATGCCGGCCGTGTACGACCTGGCCAACCGCGGGCTGCTGCCGCCGGGCTTCTCCCTGGTGGGGTTCGCCCGCCGGGACTGGGAGGACCAGGACTTCGCGCAGGTGGTGCACGACGCGGTCCGCGAGCACGCCCGGACGCCGTTCCGGGAGGAGGTCTGGCAGCAGCTCGCCGAGGGCATGCGGTTCATCCCCGGCGACTTCGACGACGACACGGCGTTCAAGCAGCTGCGCTCCGCCGTGGAGGAGCTGGACGCCTCCCGGGGCACCAGCGGCAACTACGCCTTCTACCTGTCGGTGCCGCCGAAGTTCTTCCCGAAGGTCGTCCAGCAGCTGAAGAAGCACAAGCTGGCCGACGCCCCCGAGGGCTCCTGGCGCCGGGCGGTCATCGAGAAGCCGTTCGGGCACGACCTGGGGTCGGCCGAGGAGCTCAACCGGATCGTGCACGACGTGTTCGACCCGGACCAGGTCTTCCGGATCGACCACTACCTCGGCAAGGAGACCGTCCAGAACCTCCTGGCCCTGCGCTTCGCCAACCAGATGTTCGAGCCGATCTGGAACCGGTCGTACGTCGACCACGTGCAGATCACCATGGCCGAGGACATCGGCATCGGCGGCCGGGCCGGCTACTACGACGGCATCGGCGCCGCCCGTGACGTCATCCAGAACCATCTGCTCCAGCTCATGGCGCTCACCGCGATGGAGGAACCGGCCGCCTTCGACGCCTCCTCGCTGCTCACCGAGAAGCTGAAGGTCCTCAAGGCGGTGCGGCTGCCGCAGGACCTGGGGCAGGGCACCGTGCGCGGCCAGTACGCGGCGGCCTGGCAGGGCGGCACGAAGGTGCGCGGGTACCTGGAGGAGGACGGCATCGACCAGTCCTCCACGACCGACACGTACGCCGCGGTCCGGCTTCAGGTGGACAACCGCCGCTGGGCGGGCGTCCCGTTCTACCTGCGCACCGGCAAGCGGCTGGGCCGCCGGGTGACGGAGATCGCCGTGGTGTTCCAGCGGGCGCCGCACTCCCCGTTCGACTCGACCGCGACCGAGGAGCTGGGCTCCAACGCGATCGTCATCCGCGTCCAGCCGGACGAGGGCATGACCGTCCGCTTCGGCTCGAAGGTGCCGGGCACGTCGATGGAGATCCGGGACGTCACGATGGACTTCGCCTACGGCGAGTCGTTCACCGAATCGAGCCCCGAGGCGTACGAACGGCTGATCCTTGACGTCCTCCTGGGCGACGCCAACCTGTTCCCCCGTCCCCAGGAAGTGGAAGAGTCCTGGAAGATCCTCGACCCGATCGAGCAGTACTGGGCCACGCACGGCCGGCCCGCGCAGTACGCCTCGGGCAGCTGGGGACCCGAGGAGGCAGACGAGATGCTCGCACGAGACGGACGGAGCTGGCGCAGGCCATGAAGATCGACCTGACCGACACCACGGCAAGCAAGATCAACAAGGCGCTGGTACAGGGGCGCCGCGCCATCGGCACCCCCGCGG
Protein-coding regions in this window:
- a CDS encoding phytoene desaturase family protein is translated as MPDAVVIGAGPNGLVAANVLADAGWSVEVLEEQPEPGGAVRHDRGVDPAFVNDLFSSFYPLAAASPVLAALRLEDHGLRWSHAPSVLAHPLTDGGCAVLDRNLDITATSLDTFEPGDGAAWQRLHQVWQGLRPGLLDALFTPFPPVRATARLALRLRAAGGLRMARSLVLPVRRLGEEEFRGQGGRLLLAGNALHADLAPESAGSGGFGWLMAMLGQTYGFPVPAGGSGALTSALVRRLETRGGRVRCGQRVEHVVVRSGRAVGVRTAGGDAVQARRAVLADVSVPALYGGLVDPAHLPAQLLDDLRRFQWDFATFKVDWALDGPVPWQAEQASRAGTVHLADGMDELTRFTAQIAMRQVPDRPFTIFGQMTTSDATRSPQGTESAWAYTHIPHEIRADAADEGITGRWDTKDQELMADRVERQVERFAPGFRSLIRGRRILAPPTLEALDGNLAGGAINGGTTALHQQLVFRPLPGTGRPETPVPGLYLASAGAHPGGGVHGAPGANAARAALRRNRPPGLAGAQRLLAHRDRTGARR
- a CDS encoding SRPBCC family protein; this encodes MAVRHHVIRVGPGAVWDVLADGHRYAEWVVGTSESHPVRGQWPRTGAAIGYEVRLGPVRLDNETVVRHCEEGRLLELEAHAGVLGTARIAIELRPWGEHCLVIVDEHPLRGAGGRLHNVGFEALIQLRHRAMLARLARLCEAEAKVPGGTRRGLGQVTAGSDADGAGHA
- a CDS encoding glycoside hydrolase family 16 protein, giving the protein MSDTTGTWRRRRPLRRAFVAVVSTLGLAAAASAVATPSATASAPTPPSGWTQLFVDDFNGAAGTGVNTSDWQYATGRGYPGGPTGWGTGEIETMTNSTDNVALDGNGNLRITPRRDAAGNWTSGRIETNRTDFRPPAGGKLRVESRIQVPNVTGAAAKGYWPAFWMLGAPYRGNYWNWPAVGELDIMENTQGMNTVFATMHCGTSPGGPCNETSGIGGSTTCQGTSCQAGFHTYRMEWDRSTSVEEIRFYLDGVNYHTVRADQVDATTWKNATDHGFFVILNVAMGGGFPDAFGGGPDAGTQPGHAMVVDYVQVLSSGGGTTPPPTGNRDAYSAVQAESFDGQSGVITETTADSGGGQNVGALANGDWLHFKGVNFGSSAARQFSARVASGAAGGVSGLVEVRLDSRGNAPVGSFAVGNTGGWQSWKTVPANISAVTGTHDVYLTFTSGQPADFVNVNWFTFGH
- a CDS encoding helix-turn-helix domain-containing protein, whose translation is MVDRSIQGGDGIDTFPFPVELSVGGVGMQIGPMGTGRTWHADAPLERVHRIDFHVVMLFGAGPVRHMVDFTEYEAMAGDLLWIRPGQVHRFSRSSEYRGTVLTMQPGFLPRSTVEATGLYRYDLPPLLRPDAPQLAGLRAALAQLLREYEDNSTLPLSLHTAVLRHTLTAFLLRLAHLAASSAQALRQRSDSTFTLFRDAVERDFATNHSVSAYADALGYSRRTLVRAVRAATGETPKAFIDKRVVLEAKRLLAHTELPIGRVGVAVGFPDAANFSKFFHQHTDQTPAAFRAELR
- the tkt gene encoding transketolase translates to MSTQTADRFEWTELDRRAVDTARLLAADAVQRVGNGHPGTAMSLAPAAYTIFQKVMRHDPADPEWTGRDRFVLSPGHTSLTLYTQLYLAGYELELDDLKAFRTHGSKTPGHPEYGHTAGVETTTGPLGQGVANAVGMAMAARYERGLFDPDAREGDSPFDHTIWAIVSDGDLQEGVSAEASSLAGHQKLGNLVFLYDDNHISIEGDTATAFSEDVLKRYEAYGWHVQRIEPQEDGDIDPRALYTALEAARDETARPSLIAMRTIIAWPAPNARDTEASHGSALGEDEVAATKRLLGFDPGQTFEVADEVLAHTRRALDRGAEARTAWDKRIAAWRSDNPERAATFDRVSKGELPEGWEDALPVFEPGKAVATRAASGKVLQALGPVVPELWGGSADLAGSNNTTIDKTSSFLPADNPLPEADPYGRTVHFGIREFSMAAEMNGIALHGNTRVYGGTFLVFSDYMRNAVRMSALMQLPVTYVWTHDSIGLGEDGPTHQPVEHLAALRAIPGLNVVRPADANETAVVWAEILKRHGTAPAPHGLALTRQGVPTYEPDPDAARGGYVRFEAEGGAPQVVLIATGSEVHVAAAARELLQGAGVPTRVVSMPSVEWFEEQPRSYRDSVLPPSVKARVAVEAGIGLTWHRFVGDAGRIVSLEHFGASADAETLFAEYGFTPENVVAAARESLTAARG
- the tal gene encoding transaldolase, coding for MITVTEATASAGALKRLSDEGVSIWLDDLSRRRIESGDLAELVATRNVVGVTTNPSIFQAAIGSGAGYEEQLADLAVRGVTVDEAVRMMTTADVRAAADVLRPVYEATGGRDGRVSIEVDPRLAYDTTATVAEARQLAWLVDRPNVMIKIPATKAGLPAITEVIGAGISVNVTLIFSLERYREVMDAYVAGLEKARAAGLDLSGIHSVASFFVSRVDSEIDKRLTLLGTDEALALKGRAALANARLAYEAYEHVFSGARWQALGGARANRQRPLWASTGVKDPAYKDTLYVDELVAPGTVNTMPEATLKAVADHGDVQGDTVTGGYAQARADLAAVERLGIAYDEVVRQLEDEGVAKFAVAWQDLLDAVTKSLNSEGVDAE
- the zwf gene encoding glucose-6-phosphate dehydrogenase, which produces MSEGIPQTAEQETKGTKEEKEARAAQEAAGVEQTGVSGTAEAAPAPYRADTDTDFSNPLRDPRDRRLPMIAGPSGLVIFGVTGDLSRKKLMPAVYDLANRGLLPPGFSLVGFARRDWEDQDFAQVVHDAVREHARTPFREEVWQQLAEGMRFIPGDFDDDTAFKQLRSAVEELDASRGTSGNYAFYLSVPPKFFPKVVQQLKKHKLADAPEGSWRRAVIEKPFGHDLGSAEELNRIVHDVFDPDQVFRIDHYLGKETVQNLLALRFANQMFEPIWNRSYVDHVQITMAEDIGIGGRAGYYDGIGAARDVIQNHLLQLMALTAMEEPAAFDASSLLTEKLKVLKAVRLPQDLGQGTVRGQYAAAWQGGTKVRGYLEEDGIDQSSTTDTYAAVRLQVDNRRWAGVPFYLRTGKRLGRRVTEIAVVFQRAPHSPFDSTATEELGSNAIVIRVQPDEGMTVRFGSKVPGTSMEIRDVTMDFAYGESFTESSPEAYERLILDVLLGDANLFPRPQEVEESWKILDPIEQYWATHGRPAQYASGSWGPEEADEMLARDGRSWRRP